One window of the Equus asinus isolate D_3611 breed Donkey chromosome 28, EquAss-T2T_v2, whole genome shotgun sequence genome contains the following:
- the SALL1 gene encoding sal-like protein 1: MSRRKQAKPQHFQSDPEVASLPRRDGDTEKGQPNRTTKSKDAHVCGRCCAEFFELSDLLLHKKNCTKNQLVLIVNESPASPPETFSPSPPPDNPSEQMNDAVNKTDPVDCSNLSEHQGLDRDESMEVEAPVANKGGSGPLSSSHSSATPGCSSSSSTGTSAITTSLPQLGDLTTLGNFSVINSNVIIENLQSTKVAVAQFSQEARCSGASGGKLAVPALMEQLLALQQQQIHQLQLIEQIRHQILLLASQNADLPTSSSPSQGTLRTSANPLSTLSSHLSQQLAAAAGLAQSLASQSASISGVKQLPPIQLPQSSSGNTIIPPNSGSSPNVNILATAVTTPSSEKVASSAGASHASNPAVSASSSPAFAISSLLSPASNPLLPQPAPANSVFPSPLPNIGTTAEDLNSLSALAQQRKSKPPNVTAFEVKSTSDEAFFKHKCRFCAKVFGSDSALQIHLRSHTGERPFKCNICGNRFSTKGNLKVHFQRHKEKYPHIQMNPYPVPEHLDNIPTSTGIPYGMSIPPEKPVTSWLDTKPVLPTLTTSVGLPLPPTLPSLTPFIKTEEPAPIPISHSAASPPGSVKSDSGAPEPATRSLGGLPEEAEGPTVPPSSGKSEESSVVTSSAPAMSSSALSSPAADCGPGTATTFTNPLLPLMSEQFKAKFPFGGLLDSAQASETSKLQQLVENIDKKATDPNECIICHRVLSCQSALKMHYRTHTGERPFKCKICGRAFTTKGNLKTHYSVHRAMPPLRVQHSCPICQKKFTNAVVLQQHIRMHMGGQIPNTPVPDSYPESMESDTGSFDEKNFDDLDNFSDENMEDCPEGSIPDTPRSADASQDSLSSSPLPLEMSSIAALENQMKMINAGLAEQLQASLKSVENGSVEGDVLTNDSSSVGGDMESQSAGSPAISESTSSMQALSPSNSTQEFHKSPSIEEKPQRAVPSEFANGLSPTPVNGGALDLTSSHAEKIIKEDSLGILFPFRDRGKFKNTACDICGKTFACQSALDIHYRSHTKERPFICTVCNRGFSTKGNLKQHMLTHQMRDLPSQLFEPSSNLGPNQNSAVLPANSLSSLIKTEVNGFVHVTPQDSKDTPTSHLPSGPLSSSATSPVLLPALPRRTPKQHYCNTCGKTFSSSSALQIHERTHTGEKPFACTICGRAFTTKGNLKVHMGTHMWNSTPARRGRRLSVDGPMTFLGGNPVKFPEMFQKDLAARSGSGDPSSFWNQYAAALSNGLAMKANEISVIQNGGVPPIPGSLGSGSSSPISGLTGNLEKLQNSEPSAPLAGLEKMASSENGTNFRFTRFVEDSKEIVTS, from the exons ATGTCGCGGAGGAAGCAAGCGAAGCCTCAACATTTCCAATCCGACCCCGAAGTGGCCTCGCTCCCCCGGCGAGATG GAGACACGGAGAAGGGTCAACCGAATCGCACCACTAAGAGCAAGGACGCCCACGTCTGTGGCCGGTGCTGCGCTGAGTTCTTTGAATTATCCGATCTTCTGCTCCACAAGAAGAACTGTACTAAAAATCAATTAGTTTTAATCGTAAATGAAAGTCCAGCCTCCCCACCTGAAAccttctcccccagcccccctcccGATAATCCCAGCGAACAAATGAATGACGCAGTCAACAAAACAGATCCAGTAGACTGCAGCAACCTTTCAGAACACCAAGGACTGGACAGGGACGAGTCCATGGAGGTGGAGGCCCCGGTGGCTAACAAAGGTGGCAGTGGTCCTCtgagcagcagccacagcagtgCCACCCCAggctgcagcagcagctcctccacAGGTACCTCAGCGATCACAACCTCTCTACCTCAACTCGGGGACCTGACAACACTGGGCAACTTCTCCGTGATCAACAGCAACGTCATCATCGAGAACCTCCAGAGCACCAAGGTGGCGGTGGCCCAGTTCTCCCAGGAGGCGAGGTGCAGCGGGGCCTCCGGCGGCAAGCTGGCCGTCCCAGCCCTCATGGAGCAGCTCTTggccctgcagcagcagcagatccaCCAGCTGCAGCTGATCGAACAGATTCGTCACCAAATATTGCTGTTGGCTTCTCAGAATGCAGACTTGCCAACATCTTCTAGTCCTTCTCAAGGTACTTTACGAACATCTGCCAACCCCTTGTCCACACTAAGTTCCCATTTATCTCAGCAgctggcagcagcagctggaTTAGCACAGAGCCTCGCTAGCCAATCTGCCAGCATCAGCGGTGTGAAACAGCTACCCCCCATCCAGCTACCTCAGAGCAGTTCTGGCAACACCATCATTCCACCCAACAGCGGCTCTTCTCCCAATGTTAACATATTGGCGACAGCAGTTACCACCCCGTCCTCAGAAAAAGTGGCTTCGAGCGCTGGTGCCTCCCATGCCAGCAACCCAGCAGTCTCGGCATCCTCCTCACCAGCTTTTGCAATAAGCAGTTTATTAAGTCCTGCATCTAATCCACTTCTACCTCAGCCAGCCCCTGCTAACTCGGTTTTCCCCAGCCCTTTGCCCAACATCGGAACAACTGCGGAGGATTTGAACTCCTTGTCTGCCTTGGCCCAGCAAAGAAAAAGCAAGCCACCAAATGTCACTGCCTTCGAAGTGAAAAGTACTTCGGACGAGGCGTTCTTCAAACACAAGTGCAGGTTCTGTGCGAAGGTCTTCGGAAGCGACAGTGCCTTGCAGATCCACCTGCGTTCCCACACCGGAGAGAGGCCGTTCAAGTGCAACATCTGTGGGAACAGGTTCTCCACTAAGGGGAACCTCAAAGTCCACTTTCAGCGCCACAAAGAGAAATACCCTCATATCCAGATGAACCCCTATCCCGTGCCTGAGCATTTAGACAATATCCCCACAAGTACCGGCATCCCCTATGGCATGTCCATTCCTCCAGAAAAGCCAGTCACCAGCTGGCTAGACACCAAACCGGTCCTGCCCACTCTGACCACTTCCGTCGGCCTTCCATTGCCCCCAACCCTCCCGAGCCTCACGCCCTTCATCAAGACCGAAGAGCCAGCCCCGATCCCCATCAGCCATTCTGCCGCCAGCCCCCCAGGCTCTGTCAAAAGTGACTCCGGGGCCCCAGAGCCAGCCACAAGGAGCCTGGGTGGGCTCCCGGAGGAAGCGGAAGGGCCCACGGTGCCCCCCTCCAGTGGCAAAAGCGAAGAGAGCAGCGTGGTCACCAGCTCAGCGCCGGCAATGAGCAGCAGTGCTCTGAGCTCCCCGGCAGCAGACTGCGGCCCCGGCACTGCCACCACCTTCACCAACCCTCTGTTACCACTCATGTCCGAGCAGTTCAAGGCCAAGTTTCCTTTTGGAGGACTGTTGGACTCAGCCCAGGCATCAGAGACGTCCAAGCTTCAGCAACTGGTAGAAAACATTGACAAGAAGGCCACTGATCCCAATGAGTGTATCATCTGCCACCGGGTCCTCAGTTGTCAGAGCGCCTTGAAGATGCACTACCGGACACACACTGGGGAGAGGCCCTTTAAGTGTAAGATCTGTGGCCGGGCTTTCACCACGAAAGGGAATCTTAAAACCCATTACAGTGTTCATCGTGCTATGCCCCCGCTCAGAGTCCAGCATTCCTGCCCCATCTGCCAGAAGAAGTTCACTAACGCTGTTGTCCTGCAGCAGCACATTCGAATGCATATGGGGGGCCAGATCCCCAATACCCCAGTCCCTGACAGCTACCCTGAGTCCATGGAGTCTGACACGGGCTCCTTTGATGAGAAAAATTTTGATGACTTAGACAACTTCTCCGATGAAAACATGGAGGACTGTCCCGAGGGCAGCATCCCTGATACGCCCAGGTCCGCGGATGCATCCCAAGACAGCCTATCGTCTTCGCCTTTGCCCCTGGAGATGTCAAGCATCGCTGCTTTGGAAAATCAGATGAAGATGATCAATGCCGGCCTGGCAGAGCAGCTGCAGGCCAGCCTGAAGTCGGTGGAGAATGGGTCGGTCGAGGGGGACGTCCTGACCAATGATTCGTCCTCAGTGGGTGGCGATATGGAGAGCCAAAGTGCTGGCAGCCCAGCCATCTCAGAGTCTACCTCTTCCATGCAGGCTCTGTCCCCATCCAACAGCACCCAGGAGTTCCACAAGTCACCCAGCATCGAGGAGAAGCCACAGAGAGCCGTGCCCAGCGAGTTTGCCAACGGTTTGTCTCCCACCCCAGTGAACGGTGGGGCTTTGGATTTGACATCTAGTCACGCagagaaaatcatcaaagaaGATTCTTTGGGGATCCTCTTCCCTTTCAGAGACCggggtaaatttaaaaataccgcTTGCGACATTTGTGGCAAAACATTTGCTTGTCAGAGTGCCTTGGACATTCACTACAGAAGTCATACCAAAGAGAGACCATTTATTTGCACAGTTTGCAATCGTGGCTTTTCCACAAAGGGTAATTTGAAGCAGCACATGTTGACACATCAGATGCGAGATCTACCATCACAGCTCTTTGAGCCCAGTTCCAACCTTGGCCCCAATCAGAACTCGGCGGTGTTGCCCGCCAACTCTTTGTCATCTCTCATCAAAACAGAGGTCAACGGCTTTGTGCACGTTACTCCTCAGGACAGTAAGGACACCCCCACCAGTCACCTCCCTTCTGGGCCTCTGTCATCCTCTGCCACTTCCCCAGttctgctcccagctctgcccaggaGAACTCCCAAACAGCACTACTGCAACACGTGTGGCAAAACCTTCTCCTCCTCGAGTGCCCTGCAGATTCACgagagaactcacactggagagaaaccctttgcTTGCACTATTTGTGGAAGAGCTTTCACAACAAAAGGCAATCTTAAG GTACACATGggcactcacatgtggaatagcACCCCCGCGCGACGGGGTCGGCGGCTCTCTGTGGACGGCCCCATGACATTTCTAGGAGGCAATCCTGTCAAGTTCCCAGAAATGTTCCAGAAGGATTTGGCAGCAAGGTCAGGAAGTGGAGatccttccagcttctggaatCAGTATGCGGCGGCACTCTCCAACGGGCTGGCGATGAAGGCCAATGAGATCTCCGTCATTCAGAACGGTGGCGTCCCTCCAATTCCTGGAAGCCTGGGCAGTGGGAGCAGCTCACCTATTAGTGGGCTGACGGGAAATCTGGAGAAGCTCCAGAACTCAGAGCCCAGCGCTCCTCTGGCCGGCCTGGAGAAAATGGCAAGCAGCGAGAACGGAACCAACTTCCGTTTCACCCGCTTCGTGGAGGACAGCAAAGAGATCGTCACGAGTTAG